In Lycium ferocissimum isolate CSIRO_LF1 chromosome 3, AGI_CSIRO_Lferr_CH_V1, whole genome shotgun sequence, the genomic window TATATGACTCATCTTTTTGTTGTTCAAACCCAAGTTACCAAATTGATTACAGCTTTCGTGTTGCGTTTTGTATCCTTTTAACTTCTAACCCGTCTCACAACTGTCAGATTTAGAACTAACTTGCATTTCGCCTGTGTTGCTCCCCTTTTCCAAAAACATAGCcgcatctaaaaaaaaaaaaaaaacactacttttggaggattcGACATGTATCCATAGACATTTTTTAAAGAGTTCGAGCAACGTCGCATTTTACATGTACAATAAAAAAACTACTTGAATCTTTGCATGATAAGCAACATTTTCATAGGAGATTGTTGGTTTGGGGAGGGGGAAGGGTTGCTAGGACCTAATATGAGAAAAATGGAGGGTTGCTAGGACCTAATTGACATAAAACTAGCCAATTTACTATGATCCTCAAAATACATAACTAGTGTTCTTCTTGTAGCTGATTCAATTCATAGAAAGCTAATTTCACTAGAAGCCATCACCACAATGCACCTTCTTGTTATTCTTGCCTAGCCATCCAAAACCTctaaatgcctttgaaatcttgaCAAGATTAGGCCTTCCCATGCCCAAATTCATCTTTCCAGCTGAGAACTTTAAGGCCTGCAAACAACATAGCTGCTGATCATCCATCTCTTGTTCATCCTCATCATATTCTTTTTCATAGCGCTTCAACtctcctttatttttcttctttacaTTGTTAGCCCTTTTTGCCTTGTTCTTTTTTGTCTCCGTTTCATATGTTTCCCACAACATGTCCATTCCTTCACTGTTGCTATGACTAGTATTGTGCCTTTCCTCAAAAAGTTTGCATGCCAATGTCCTTGTCcactctttttctttcctcATTGATCCATAACCAATTCCCacattttcaagatttttaCCAAGTCCTTGAGTATGGACATTTCTCACAAGTGTCTCCTCTTGTTTTTCAATGATTTTATCAACTTTCTTCACTTCCACATTATCACTCCAACTGGTTTTGTCAAACCCATCCACTTCTTTGAAGAAATTTTCCAATGTTTTCTCCTCTATGACATGCTTAGTAGTACACTCCACTTCAGCTGAATTTTCTCCCAATTTATCAGTTACAGACTGATATTTATCATGATCAAGAATTGGGGATTCACTTTCCTCAGCTGATGCACAGTCCAAGAACTCAACAGAGTTTTCTTGATCATCAATTATGGACGCGCCAAACACGATTTTGTAGGCTTCAAATTCCTCTGACACGTCGAGTTCATCATCCTTCCGCGTTAATCCTTTCGCGTTGTTGTGGAGAATGAGACTTGGAGAGATGGTAAAAAGGGCAAGGAGCAAGAGGGTAGTTGTAATGAAGAGAGGAGAGAGGAATGAAAGGAGTTTAATAATGTAAGGAGAGAAGAAAATGAAGTAGGAGAAGTAGAGAGGGTGAGAGAGAATGAAAGAGCATAAGTAGAAGAATTTTGACATGAGAACATGAAAAAACTGAGGCCTCAGCTCTGACATTTTTTTCAAAGATCCCTAATACCTATTCTCGTAACCCGTATGGCAATAtgtattggtgttgttgttgatgtacCTGTTGTTTTGAGAATCTATAGAATCAGCTGCTCAATTATATTGATTCACTATCCATTTGTCCTTAAACAGGACGGGCTGTAAAATGACCTGATTGAAATCAGCACTTCTTTTTTGGACCGGAGTGTAGTAAAGATCCAAAGGGTAATCTCTCGACTCAACACTAGTCAACTTAAATTCTCTGAATACTGGAAGATGGAGAAGAAATGGAGAAGGAGGATTTTGTGTGATTGTGAATGTAAATGTGGAATGAAAAAAGGAATAGAATGTGTTATGTCTCTCTATAAAACTATGTTTGGCTATGTGAGAATCTAAAATGGAAAGTAATAATATAGTTGGAGACAGAATCATCAACTAACAATGCAAGGAGAAACATCATTTCTTTTGgaaacttttttcttctttaaccacTAAATGATCtgctttttttctcttcaaaattACCTAAACATCATGATAGGAATCTTACTTTTGACCTTCTTTTTAACCGGGGCAGATTTAGAGGGTAAGATATGAGTTGACTGGAGTCAGTAGCTATGGTTCAAACTCTTTATAGGTTAAAAATTTCACAACGAATCAATTGAGTTGTGGTAGAATCCTGAATTCGAACCTATAAGTTCAAATCCTGAATATGCCCTTGATTTTGATTACTCCAAATGCTAAAAGAAAGCGATTAGATGGTTTACAATTAGTCCAGGTGTTTTTCACTAACCGtcataatttattaaatatttgatagGGATCAAAGGTgtatttttgacaaatttgaaaaactcaaattacttaaattatattttaaaccTACTGTTCATCAGAAAGGGACAAATTTGATCAATTTCTCAACTTTTTTGCCTCTACTTTTTGTTTTCTgtcacaaaagaaaagaaaagaagggaagaTACAAAAGGTTTCTACTTTAGCTACTCAATAGTAACTCCTATGCAAAGtagaaaaaacatgaattaAGAAAAGGAGATTAATATTAAATTTCGTCCTCAGTCAAATaccgtcacataaattgagaggAAAGAGACTACAAATTAATGTTGTGTGATAGAAACTTATACCTAATTTAAAGGATTCACTCTTCTATAATTAGTAATTCATTTGTCTTCTTTTAGTTTGGTGAAAATAATTTATGCAAGTGAAATTGAGGATTTGTGTGATAGAAACATGTACCTGAAGGGTTCACTCTTTTATAGCTAGTAGTAATTTATTggtcttgtttttctttggtaAGCACTAAGATGGTTGGACAAGAATTTATGCAAGTGAAATTGAGTTCTATCTAACTCGTCGGCAAGCTTTAAAAAGTAATTCAATCATCAATACATTgccaaaaggaaaaggtaagTATACTTTTAAAACTTTAGCTTCATCATATAGATACCAGACTCAGAATCTTATAAATTCTCTTCCTCATCTTATTTCcacaaaacaataaaaagagTTTAATAAAGATATATAACTATATAACAATAGTATGTTTTAATTCCAAATATGTTTGAAGTTGGATACGTAATCTTTACAtaacaatttttttcatttaaattcaTCACATCGAATGCCAACATTATACAAAAGcgaaatacaaaatataaaaagaaattcgCTAGAGTGAGCTAATTGCTCACGTTGCTGGTCCCAAACACGAATAGAGAAGGAAGCTTGCAACATAGACTGGTAGTAGTAAATTGTAAGTCATgaattttaaaaggaaaagattcaaactaaaaaaaagaaatataaaaagtCGACAAAAACAATAAAAGGGATATCAACATCTATTATAATAGacataaaaaatgattttaattttatatgcaTAGTGTAATTTTTCAACAAAGAAAGTTCGGATGAACCTCTTGTACCCCTTGCTCCGCCATACTGGCAGCTAACATAATTCTAGCTAATTCATGATAAATCTTCACAATTTAATAATGAATAAAGAAGGAAATTATTAGTGAAATGTGAAGAGAGGTTAACAAAAAGTGTGATTAGGGAGGGTTGATGCACCTTCACATGGAAAACCACTCGGCATGCTATTTATGAGGACCCCTCCATTACTTTTTTTCATGTCAAAAAGGGTGTCCCACAATGTCTGTTGTTACCATTTTAATCATCACTTTGACTCACTAAAAGGGGTATCTAATGAGAAATGTGTTGctgtcattttattttcatttttggtaCAACTTTTAAATACTGTAGctatataaaaaatttcttggttatgtcaatttgaaaaataaaattggcaACATGAGGTCCCAGGATTCCAACCCGAAGACTAAGTCTCAAAATACTATATGGACTTACAAGAAGTCTCAAACCAATTAGAAACTAGATGCAAATACTCAAAACTAGGGGTTGAGATGTTACACGCTCTCCCAGCGCAATTATCCTATGTGCACACTACCCAAGCAAGTCAAGAATGCTTTCAGAAACAATCTCTTTGCTCCACAAAAGTAGAGATAAGATTTGCATATATCCTACCCTCTCCAAACCCACTTTTgaaattacactgggtatgttgttgttgttgttgtacactacCCAAGTAACCCCGGTGATACAATATAACTCATCACGAGCGGATCCATATCCACACCACACTAACAACTCACGTGTCATAACTATAATTAGGTGTGAATTCAAATACGCAACAGCTAAATCTGTAACACATGCGCCACATAGCCCAAAATATAACACCAGCATATAATATGATGCCTATAACATTATTTTATCAACACAGAAAGAAAACATACTCTAGTTCTTCTGATTGTAACaaatttaaggttctaattATCTGTCCATCTTTCATTCTATTCTACTAATCGTTTTCTTAGTATGATAATGGAAATTCCTTTCCTGAATGTTTACTTTCATAGAGTTGTTCAGGATTAAAACAATTGGATGCTACCTAACGGCCTTAATAAGTCTAAAAAATTATTAGCAATGAAGATTTTCGTGTAATAACAATTATGACAAAGTGCTTTAATAAAAAAGTCTAAATTTTCGATGTTTCCATCATCACTAATCAAAAGCTcggaaaaataaaagtaaaatgaTGCAAGTTAGGGTACAGTATATGaaacttcttcttcatcccctcgtttttgttgttgttgtgaatttttaATTCCTGAGGAGAATGGTATTGAAAAGGGAAAATCTAGACATAAAAtcacatgaaaaaaattatctcaGAGGATTTAGAATATTTCGAAATTCAAGTAGATTTAGCATAATATAGCAAAGGCatattgaaagttgaaaccGTACAAGTGATATGTTAGATAATTCTTAAGTACAGATTAGTAAAATATTATGGATTCAAACAACACAAATATATGATATTGCGAATAGCCGATTCTAATTATCGTGAGATTGAGGCCCGGTgataattattgttgttattgttgtttagAAATATATGGAAATAAGAACAATAAAGTTGGCTTATATCACTCAACTTCGTTAGGGTTAATGATGCCAAGTACCTTTAGctcaaatattaaattaaattttttatttagaaGTACAAATAATATATTCAGAACTCAATAATAAGACGAATTATGCTCCAAAGCTCATAATTAACTAGATTTTTTGGCTCTGTCTTTAAATTGTCACCTAAAGAACTTGCATTATATCTTCAAAGAGATCAAGAAGGTCATTTTTCAACTTCCTTTAATTTGTTCAAAGGCGATATTTGCCCTATGTTACTATCTAACGGATGTTTTCACCATAAAGCACCAAAGAGGACCCATGCAGAAAAAAAGGCACCTTCCTTCAATAGATTTTTAATGTCTGTCCTCAAACTTTTATCTAGTTAGTCAATTACAGTTAACgtgtatatgattattataatgTAACTTTAAAAATAGAGAAATTTACAGAAATAACTATATAACTAGAGCCGTTAACAACCCGTAgctatattttgtatatttacatttcgtagctaatTTTTAGATGCGcgtgtatttgaatacacttTTTAGTTGCATTCGTAGCTAGATTTTAGGTATCCCCGCGTGTATTTGAATACTTCGTATTAAATACCGCGCGACGCTTGCGACAATATCAAATGAAACTAATCATTAATCGCGACGAATATCAAATGAAACTAATCATTAAAATTATCATATCTAgtttatattttgattatgacaAATGTAATTACTTATAAATTGTCATTCTTCTAGAGATTTGGAGATCATTTGATTTCTCTTTACAGGTCAATTTCTAATACTCCTACAcgtgaaaaataaattaaaggatgtcaaaatattctttaacatgtttttttgtaaaagaaaagaaaaaagaaggaagcTTTGATATCTAAGCTTTATGATTATAccacatatatattatttttaacctccccccccctccccaacccCTGCTCCCttcgttttctttcttttaattcaTTGAAAAAACCTATATTAGTAtttaaatttttctaaattttacTCCTATCTTAATTCCTCTTAATACTAAAAATGATTTCCTTATCTTTCATCTAAACAAAAAAAGATTAACAACACTAAGTTTAAAAAGATTTATTGTTCAAATCAAATTCGAAATATAAGCGCACTCAATTCAAAAATTAACTACACTCAATTTTATTGTACTACTTATAAACATGCCAAATTTTTCCGATTTTCTAATAATTTACGACTTGGCTAAATATTATTGCccgctacatatatatatatatatatatatatatatatatatatatatatatatatatatatatatatatatatatatatatatatatatatccgagCATGAGTTCAATATTGGATAATAACGAAATAGCAAAGATGGTGAGAATATTAAAAAGGCCCAATCATACATAGTATATtgatttaacaaaaaaataactCACCTTGTTTCTCAATACAATGTACCAGTGACAAATACtttataaaatcaacaaaaacaaatcatacaaatacaaaTCATCAAATAGCTTTTTGAGGAAACTCAATatcataattatataatttgACTCATACtaatttatgaaagttgatCGTACCaagaaaaaataacaacaacaaaaaaaaaaagatagcaaTTTTCTAAGAATatttatctttcaattcaattttctttttatcttttatttaaattaaaaaaaaaactaattaatcaAAGTTTAATCTAacaatttgaattcaaaattaACATATCAATTACataatacatttatatttttctaaattagTCGGCTTTTTCTTAAAGTGTCAGCGTGCATATATCACAATTGACTACCTTTCTTTTATGGTCAATTCTTATTACTCCCTCCCCCCCTCTTTATATTGGATtatatcaattttattttataatattttttagcTTTATTTACTACTTCAATTACGTGTTCTTATCAATACACAATAGATAGAGTTCTTTTTTCATCTATTAAACTTTTTGTATAAAATTTCTCCTCTCAAATTCAAATAGTAGATCTacccttcatttttttatttatttttttgtaaattttaggttttttttttactttttactttttattttttgtattttacgataacatattttaaaaacattttcatgTGGCATTTTATGATCTTTCCACTTGATTTAGTGCGACGTATCCAATAAAACACctctataaaaatttaagaaaaatgaattttggtcatcaaataaatattattttccttgttttcttaatgaaatgaactcaataagaaaaaaatctatgggattcaataaaaaaaattcatgtgaattttcattaaattaacATGATTTAATATCCTTTCCCattcatcaaatactatttagTTTTTAACTTTTATTCTATGGACGAAATTCTATGATAAACAATATTCTTTTTAGCACTATTTAgtatttcagttttattttattgcttGGTACTCT contains:
- the LOC132051217 gene encoding uncharacterized protein LOC132051217, with translation MSELRPQFFHVLMSKFFYLCSFILSHPLYFSYFIFFSPYIIKLLSFLSPLFITTTLLLLALFTISPSLILHNNAKGLTRKDDELDVSEEFEAYKIVFGASIIDDQENSVEFLDCASAEESESPILDHDKYQSVTDKLGENSAEVECTTKHVIEEKTLENFFKEVDGFDKTSWSDNVEVKKVDKIIEKQEETLVRNVHTQGLGKNLENVGIGYGSMRKEKEWTRTLACKLFEERHNTSHSNSEGMDMLWETYETETKKNKAKRANNVKKKNKGELKRYEKEYDEDEQEMDDQQLCCLQALKFSAGKMNLGMGRPNLVKISKAFRGFGWLGKNNKKVHCGDGF